One segment of Mastomys coucha isolate ucsf_1 unplaced genomic scaffold, UCSF_Mcou_1 pScaffold23, whole genome shotgun sequence DNA contains the following:
- the Gramd2a gene encoding GRAM domain-containing protein 2A isoform X1, with amino-acid sequence MTALSRSEPVEAGSKQQMHGKMAPPKSHVPCTEKPGKVQEPPESSLHWSEGSKGEEIKKFSREGTLLSKYNQQYHKLFKDIPLEEMVLKVCSCALQRDLLLHGRLYISPNWLCFHASLFGKDVKVVIPVVSVQLIKKHKMARLLPNGLAITTNTSQKYIFVSLLSRDSVYDMLRRVCTHLQPSSKKSLSIRKFPEEAECESPEVLIPEMKWRKACSGSPSLSLPDNISHIPTDSTDSCFPSMKPLGSEAVCEKDALEEEPTTDQELRLWDSRLLKVIFVMICFLVLSSSYLAFRISRLEQQLCSLNWGSPLPRDR; translated from the exons ATGACCGCCCTGAGCCGTAGCGAGCCTGTCGAGGCGGGCAG CAAGCAACAAATGCATGGGAAGATGGCCCCTCCGAAGAGCCATGTGCCCTGCacggagaaaccaggaaaggtccAGGAGCCCCCAGAGAGCAG TCTGCACTGGTCAGAAGGCTCAAAGGGTGAAGAGATAAAGAAGTTCAGCCGGGAAGGG ACACTACTGAGCAAATACAACCAACAATACCACAAGCTGTTTAAAGATATCCCCTTGGAGGAGATGGTTCTCAAAG TGTGTTCCTGTGCCCTCCAGAGAGACCTCCTTCTCCACGGTCGGCTCTATATCTCGCCCAACTGGCTTTGCTTCCATGCCAGCCTCTTTGGCAAGGATGTCAAG gtGGTCATTCCTGTGGTATCTGTGCAATTGATCAAAAAACACAAGATGGCACGGCTCCTTCCCAATGGATTGGCCATCACCACAAACACTAGCCAGAAG tatatctttgtttctctgctttcccGGGACAGCGTATATGACATGCTGAGGAGGGTCTGCACTCACCTACAG ccttCCAGCAAGAAGAGTCTGAGTATAAGGAAGTTTCCAGAGGAAGCCGAGTGCGAGTCCCCG GAAGTCCTTATCCCTGAGATGAAGTGGAGGAAAGCATGCTCAGGCTCCCCATCCCTGTCACTCCCAGACAACATCTCTCACATACCCACAGACTCCACAGATAGCTGCTTCCCCTCCATGAAACCTCTGGGGTCTG AGGCCGTCTGTGAGAAGGATGCGTTGGAGGAAGAGCCCACTACGGACCAGGAATTGAGACTGTGGGATTCTCGGCTCCTCAAAGTCATCTTTGTGAT GATTTGTTTTCTAGTCCTGTCCTCATCCTATCTGGCATTCCGAATCTCCAGGCTGGAACAGCAGCTATGTTCCCTGAACTGGGGCAGTCCACTCCCAAGGGACAG GTAA
- the Gramd2a gene encoding GRAM domain-containing protein 2A isoform X2, with translation MTALSRSEPVEAGSKQQMHGKMAPPKSHVPCTEKPGKVQEPPESSLHWSEGSKGEEIKKFSREGTLLSKYNQQYHKLFKDIPLEEMVLKVCSCALQRDLLLHGRLYISPNWLCFHASLFGKDVKVVIPVVSVQLIKKHKMARLLPNGLAITTNTSQKYIFVSLLSRDSVYDMLRRVCTHLQPSSKKSLSIRKFPEEAECESPEVLIPEMKWRKACSGSPSLSLPDNISHIPTDSTDSCFPSMKPLGSEAVCEKDALEEEPTTDQELRLWDSRLLKVIFVMICFLVLSSSYLAFRISRLEQQLCSLNWGSPLPRDR, from the exons ATGACCGCCCTGAGCCGTAGCGAGCCTGTCGAGGCGGGCAG CAAGCAACAAATGCATGGGAAGATGGCCCCTCCGAAGAGCCATGTGCCCTGCacggagaaaccaggaaaggtccAGGAGCCCCCAGAGAGCAG TCTGCACTGGTCAGAAGGCTCAAAGGGTGAAGAGATAAAGAAGTTCAGCCGGGAAGGG ACACTACTGAGCAAATACAACCAACAATACCACAAGCTGTTTAAAGATATCCCCTTGGAGGAGATGGTTCTCAAAG TGTGTTCCTGTGCCCTCCAGAGAGACCTCCTTCTCCACGGTCGGCTCTATATCTCGCCCAACTGGCTTTGCTTCCATGCCAGCCTCTTTGGCAAGGATGTCAAG gtGGTCATTCCTGTGGTATCTGTGCAATTGATCAAAAAACACAAGATGGCACGGCTCCTTCCCAATGGATTGGCCATCACCACAAACACTAGCCAGAAG tatatctttgtttctctgctttcccGGGACAGCGTATATGACATGCTGAGGAGGGTCTGCACTCACCTACAG ccttCCAGCAAGAAGAGTCTGAGTATAAGGAAGTTTCCAGAGGAAGCCGAGTGCGAGTCCCCG GAAGTCCTTATCCCTGAGATGAAGTGGAGGAAAGCATGCTCAGGCTCCCCATCCCTGTCACTCCCAGACAACATCTCTCACATACCCACAGACTCCACAGATAGCTGCTTCCCCTCCATGAAACCTCTGGGGTCTG AGGCCGTCTGTGAGAAGGATGCGTTGGAGGAAGAGCCCACTACGGACCAGGAATTGAGACTGTGGGATTCTCGGCTCCTCAAAGTCATCTTTGTGAT GATTTGTTTTCTAGTCCTGTCCTCATCCTATCTGGCATTCCGAATCTCCAGGCTGGAACAGCAGCTATGTTCCCTGAACTGGGGCAGTCCACTCCCAAGGGACAGGTAA